DNA sequence from the Tissierella sp. MB52-C2 genome:
TCCCATATCTCTTTTAAAAACCTGTGCTGTACTGTCATAGTAAATTGCACTTCTTTCTAGTGCAGTTTCACCTACATATATATTAGAATTTTCATCTATACTAACAACAGATGGTGTTATGTTTTTCCCTAAACGATTGGGAATTATTTTCGCACCATCTTCTGTAAAATATGACACTGAACTGTTTGTTGTTCCTAAATCTATTCCTATTATCATGCTATTCTCCCCTTATTTTTCAGATGCTAATCTTTTAACTGCAATATACGCATAAAGGTACTCTGGCTCATATTCTAATACTATATTATAATACTTCAATGCTTCTTCTATATCTCCTTTGGCTTCTGCTAACATACCCATTAAAGCAAATTTTTCATAACATTTTCCATATGGACAGCCCTTACATTTTTTGTATTTATCCATTTGGGCAATATAGTGTTCAGCATTTTTAATATAGCCCATATTTATATATGCCCTTGTTATATTGTGTAGTCTAGCAGGCAAATATCCATCATCTGTAAAATATTCTTTTTCATCGCCTATATTTTTAATACAATACTCTATTGACTTTTTAAAATAACTCTCTTTTTTAAATCCTAAAAATTTATATACCATTCCTATATGAAAATATATAATAAATAGATTTTCATAATCTGTTTTATCTACACCTTTTAATGCTTTTTTATAATAATGCAGAGCTTTTATATATTTATTTTGATATAAATAGAATTTACCTAAATCAACGTAAGCATCGGTATTATTTTTACCTTTACAAATTGCATCTTCATAATAATATTTTGCCTTCGATAAATCCCCTTTAAGTCTATATAAATCTCCCTTTGTACGCTTGATTTCATTTATATCTGCATTTTCTACATTTGCCATATGTTCGCTGCATATTTTAATTCCTTCATCATATTTACCCATTACTACATATAACTCGCTCAAACTTTCATAAAAAACATCCCTATTAGGGAACCTTTCCAATCCCTTTTTTAAATATTCTTCAGCTTGATCATATTGTTCCAATATCCTATAAGTCTTTGCTATATTATTAAAGGGCAAAGGTGTTTCTTCATAGTCCATACATTCCATAGATTTGAGATAACACTCCAGAGCTTTCTCATACTCTCCTAAATTGTGATAATTAAATCCCAAATTATTGTATGGAAACGGATTTGCAGGATCTAACTCAATTGATTTTAAATAATTATCTATACCTTCTTCAGTTCTTCCAAGTCTTGAAAGGGTAAGTCCCTTTGAAAGATAGTTGTATCCCGTTTCTTTTATCTTAGTTAGTTTATCTCTATATTTTAAAGCTTCATTATAATAGTTTCTCTCTTCATCTCCCGTTGAATATTGTGCTTTTTCCTCTAACATACTGGCAATTGCAGAGTAGGCTTCTGTACGTTCAGGATTAATATCCAGAAGTTTATTATAATATTCCATAGCTTCGTCTAAATTACGCTTCCCCTCATGAGCTGCTGCTAAACGATAAATAATTTTTTCATCATTAGGATATTCCTTATCAAGCTCTGTAAATATATTTATTGCTTCATCATATTCTTCCAGTTCGTGATGTATATATCCTTTGTAAAATACAAATTCAATTTTTTGAGTTAGTTTAACAGCTTCATTCATAGCATTAAGTGCATCTTGAAATTCATACATAGCTACACATACATCTGCTTCCGCATATAAAATATCCAAATAAAATTCTTCTTCGTAGTCATTTTTTACATGTTCATCTTTTAAATCCAACACTAATTTATATGCCTGTTCCTTTACCTCTACTATACTTTCAAGGGTTTGCCTTAAAGCTTTAACTTTGTACAGCCTTATCTCTTCATTATTTATATCATTGTCTTCAGCCCTTTTTATAATATCTAAACAATCTTCGTATTTGTCAAACAGATGGAATGTCTTTATTGCTAGAAGATATGGCATATAATATCCTGGCTCTATGTTTACAGCATTATAATAATCATCAATTACATCCTGATACCTTTCCATATTGTAATAAGCTTCCTGTCTGAATAGATATGCCGGATAATAATCTGATGCCCTTCTAATTATTTCATCACATATATCTATACATTCTTCATTATTTTCATATCTTAAAAATGTCTGTGCTTTATAATTCATATATAGTAGTTTGTTGTTTTCATCTTTTTCATTTTGAATTGCCTTTTCTAAATAATTTAAAACTTCTTTCAAGTTTTCTTCGTTTTGTTCTTTTATGTTTGAAAGAGTTATTGCAATTGTATAATATGAATATCCAAAGTTTCTTAATCTCTTTGCTGTCTCTTCACTTCCATCATCTTCTATTTTTTCTAAATCATCTACCCAAGCTAGTAAAAGGGGATATGCTTTTTCATAATTATTGACAGATAAATATGTCCTTCCCATTAAATTGTTATATAATGGTTTGTTATCTTCAGGAATGTCCACGCCTTCTAAAAGATTTATGGTATCGTCAAATTTATGATTTTGATAAAGGCACCAGCCTAATTCTACTAATGCTTCAAAGTCATCAGGATTTTCATCGAGTTGTTCCTTATAACTTTCTATCAAATATTCATTTGCTTTCATCATTTCATTTGAAGCATTTTGGTCACCAGAAAAAACATATAACATATCAAGGAACCATTCTTTGGCTTTAAGATATTCCTTTTCTGCTAAAAAACATTTACCTAATCCTAGTTTCGCACTATAGTGATTTGGGGTTCTTTCAAGGAGCTTTTCATAATATTCTTTTGCCCTGGAGATTTCACCTATCTGGAAAGAGACCTCTCCTGCGTATAATATAACATAGTCGGAATTAGGATATTTATTTCCCAATTCTATTATAATTTCTTCCGCATATTTATTCTTTCCTAATTTTAAATAATGTCTAACAACTTCTACATCTTCATAGGGATGATAAATTACATTATTCTTCATTATTTCAATTTCTTTTTCTATACCCTCTAGCTCATTATAATCCAGCATATCTTTTACTCTAAA
Encoded proteins:
- a CDS encoding tetratricopeptide repeat protein — translated: MERFWNILGINKTEDEDLVKSAYREKLVNVNPEDDPEGFKELRKAYEDAIIHIQELKKEKTFTEFDDLDDIGKWMKKAEEIYFNFPDRISLDKWRELLSDDICIGLDTVEIVQERLLAFFMDNYYLPHKVWTLIDERFDIIEDKEKLYEEFPKNFIDFLCNSIFYEDFLDFYLFVGPELGEYDDYIRHYFRVKDMLDYNELEGIEKEIEIMKNNVIYHPYEDVEVVRHYLKLGKNKYAEEIIIELGNKYPNSDYVILYAGEVSFQIGEISRAKEYYEKLLERTPNHYSAKLGLGKCFLAEKEYLKAKEWFLDMLYVFSGDQNASNEMMKANEYLIESYKEQLDENPDDFEALVELGWCLYQNHKFDDTINLLEGVDIPEDNKPLYNNLMGRTYLSVNNYEKAYPLLLAWVDDLEKIEDDGSEETAKRLRNFGYSYYTIAITLSNIKEQNEENLKEVLNYLEKAIQNEKDENNKLLYMNYKAQTFLRYENNEECIDICDEIIRRASDYYPAYLFRQEAYYNMERYQDVIDDYYNAVNIEPGYYMPYLLAIKTFHLFDKYEDCLDIIKRAEDNDINNEEIRLYKVKALRQTLESIVEVKEQAYKLVLDLKDEHVKNDYEEEFYLDILYAEADVCVAMYEFQDALNAMNEAVKLTQKIEFVFYKGYIHHELEEYDEAINIFTELDKEYPNDEKIIYRLAAAHEGKRNLDEAMEYYNKLLDINPERTEAYSAIASMLEEKAQYSTGDEERNYYNEALKYRDKLTKIKETGYNYLSKGLTLSRLGRTEEGIDNYLKSIELDPANPFPYNNLGFNYHNLGEYEKALECYLKSMECMDYEETPLPFNNIAKTYRILEQYDQAEEYLKKGLERFPNRDVFYESLSELYVVMGKYDEGIKICSEHMANVENADINEIKRTKGDLYRLKGDLSKAKYYYEDAICKGKNNTDAYVDLGKFYLYQNKYIKALHYYKKALKGVDKTDYENLFIIYFHIGMVYKFLGFKKESYFKKSIEYCIKNIGDEKEYFTDDGYLPARLHNITRAYINMGYIKNAEHYIAQMDKYKKCKGCPYGKCYEKFALMGMLAEAKGDIEEALKYYNIVLEYEPEYLYAYIAVKRLASEK